In Brassica napus cultivar Da-Ae chromosome C2, Da-Ae, whole genome shotgun sequence, the sequence TATAAATCATAATATTCAAGTGTTGGAAAAGATAATTTGAATCTTCGCCGGAGATTGCCGGAGTTGAAACTCAGAATTTTTGTTGGTGGAGTTTGGACTTTCTAGATGCATGTATTACTACACGTGTATTTGTAATCTGTGTATTCTATCTCTTGGGTCTAAGAGCATACTTATCGCAAAAGCTATTAGAttaggtttttaattttttttttttttgattttttttttttaaaaccaattAATCGTGGCGATCCACGTATACGTAAGACTCGTATAAGAGGCAACTCTTGTGGAAGAGGTGAGAGGatgaatttttttagaaaaagtaGGCTCCACTTGGAACCACCACCTAAAAAATAGCTAAGAGTTTAGCGATAATAATGCTCTAATGAAAACAAATGttgacaaagaaaataaaaaactatttatcATACAAATTGAAGAGAAAACTGATTTGGcttaaatatttgattaaaaagacaaaaatattttttcaaatatttttggtgttttaacaTTGTTTAATTTATGATAGACATTATTTCAAACTCGGCTTACTAGATATATAAGTTTGGCACGCGTTAGGATATCTGAACAATTTCGGTTTACATGATACAAAagcaaaatgaaaataaatacttCAAATTAAAACATAACGAAAAGCAAGAGATGCTGCTGATAACTTAGTAACAAGTTCACCACTCTAGGTTTGAGATTAACGTCCATTAGTAAGAAAAGTCCAAAATCCGTCCGGATAGCTTTCTTCATATGATTGCTCTACAATTTATGACACAATTTTGAGTATTTGGAAACTTGAACACACGCTACTTTTTCTCTTCAATCTcgtataattattaattaagaaagaaaagaacttGCCTAGGCAAACGATGTCGATCGTACTCAGCTAATTGACACAGCCTCTTGTTCTCACCTGATAAAACCATCTGCTCACGAATTTCATTTTCCTGCGAGTGGATAAAGTTAAGCAGGGTTCTTAATTGCTCAAATAGTTAGGACAAACAAAGAAGATAGAAAAAGTTAAGCATGCTTACTTCTTGTGCATGTTCTTCATCACTTGAGAGATGAGCCCTGAACTTATCAATGCTTTTGGTATTAAAGCCGACACACAATCTGCAATAGAACATTGAGGTAGATTGATCGTTCCCACTTCCACTGCTGCTGCAGTTCTGAAGTAGTCTTTTTTCCCCTGAAGAAGTGgaaatgtaacaaaaaaaaaacgcaagTAAGCTTGGAGACAGACAGAAGTGATGAAGAACATGcacagaaaaaataattatacgagcataaaaaataattaacagaAGTGAATGTGAGAGGACCTGCAAGTATGCTTTCCCAGAGCCACTCAGCATAAGTGAGCAGGTATGACATTTTGTAAGGCCTAAACGAATAAGCCAGAAAAAAGTTGTAATTATTCTCTTGTAGTAGCTTGACAAGATCACATGCCATGATCTCCACATTATCCGATATGAGCATGATTATAGCAGCTGTTTGAGGAGGATTATTACGATGCCATTCCAACATATCGGAAAACATTCGCGAGTATGTGACATCTATATATCATCAAACAATAAAAAGCATTTCAGTGAGGGTAGAAATATTTAAACCCtacaaaataaattcaaaggAAGCAGCTAACCGCTAACGGTATGTGCAATATCGACACCAGTGGAAGAGAGAGCTTGTCGGGGAGTATGTTTATGGTCGCGATAGGCAGTGATGGAGACAGGACCATAGTAGCCAAGTTCCTTGACTGCCGCCTCTATACTCGGACGGACCTGACGAGCATCATAACCTTGAGGTATCGGACATGTAAGCATGTCCCAGCACACCTGTATTTTAGCTGTGGCAAATTCAGGCGTCGCCTTGTAGTTTCTTCCCCAATCCTCCGTGTAACGTACGAGTTTGTGGTCCGTAGGGTTCACATACTCCTGCGCAGGAGTGGGAATAGTTAGATAATGCAATGATACAcgcaaagagaagaaagaaagagagagagaggatgctTACTTCCCGTGAATGACTGTAACTCGAGAGATGCTTCCTGAATTTCTTCAGGTATCCACTATTGTAATTGCACGATTTGCAATAACACTTAGCACCAGCCTGAACACCAGCAGCAGGTGGTGAGCTGCTTAGTAATTTTTTCCAGCACCACTGTTCACTAATGGAGAGAACCATATATTCTGGCTTAACTGAATAAGCCAGAAAAAGCTTGTATAGCGTCCGTTGCTGTAGCCGGACCAGATCCCAGGTGAATTTATCTCCCACCTGATCTGATATGATCATCATTGTAGCAGGAGGAGGATTCAGACGTCGCCATTTCACCAAATCCTCATACATGAAGTAGGATGTGCTCtctgtttcagttttttttttttcttttaattagtcaTATCCAAACTAATAAacatactattatatatatataaagttgtagAGATGGATAACCAACCGGATTTGGTATGTGCTACAGAGACTACAGTGGATAAGAGCCCTTTCAGTATGTGATCAGGGGTTTGTGTTTGGTCGCCATAGGCAGTGATGGAGACAGGGCCAGAGTAGCCTTGTTCCTTGAACGCTGCTTCTAAACTCGATCGGACCTGACCGGCCTCATAACCCTCCGGAATCGGACAGTCCTTCATGTCCCACCACACCGCTATGTTAGCCGTCGCGTATTCAGCCGTCGCCTTCATTCTGTGAACACCTTTTTAACA encodes:
- the LOC111202554 gene encoding uncharacterized protein LOC111202554; its protein translation is MKATAEYATANIAVWWDMKDCPIPEGYEAGQVRSSLEAAFKEQGYSGPVSITAYGDQTQTPDHILKGLLSTVVSVAHTKSESTSYFMYEDLVKWRRLNPPPATMMIISDQVGDKFTWDLVRLQQRTLYKLFLAYSVKPEYMVLSISEQWCWKKLLSSSPPAAGVQAGAKCYCKSCNYNSGYLKKFRKHLSSYSHSREEYVNPTDHKLVRYTEDWGRNYKATPEFATAKIQVCWDMLTCPIPQGYDARQVRPSIEAAVKELGYYGPVSITAYRDHKHTPRQALSSTGVDIAHTVSDVTYSRMFSDMLEWHRNNPPQTAAIIMLISDNVEIMACDLVKLLQENNYNFFLAYSFRPYKMSYLLTYAEWLWESILAGEKRLLQNCSSSGSGNDQSTSMFYCRLCVGFNTKSIDKFRAHLSSDEEHAQEENEIREQMVLSGENKRLCQLAEYDRHRLPRQVLFFLN